A section of the Centropristis striata isolate RG_2023a ecotype Rhode Island chromosome 7, C.striata_1.0, whole genome shotgun sequence genome encodes:
- the fsta gene encoding follistatin-A isoform X2, with product MFRMLKHHLHPGFFLLFIWLCHLMEHQKVQAGNCWLQQGKNGRCQVLYMPGMSREECCRSGRLGTSWTEEDVPNSTLFRWMIFNGGAPNCIPCKETCDNVDCGPGKRCKMNRRSKPRCVCAPDCSNITWKGPVCGSDGKTYKDECALLKAKCKGHPDLDVQYQGKCKKTCRDVLCPGSSTCVVDQTNNAYCVTCNRICPEVTSPEQYLCGNDGIIYASACHLRRATCLLGRSIGVAYEGKCIKAKSCEDIQCSVGKKCLWDARMSRGRCSLCDETCPESRTDEAVCASDNTTYPSECAMKQAACSMGVLLEVKHSGSCNSITEDQEEDEEDEDSDYMAYVHISSILDG from the exons ATGTTTAGGATGCTGAAACACCACCTTCACCCGGGCTTTTTTCTCTTGTTCATATGGCTTTGTCACCTCATGGAACATCAAAAAGTTCAAG CTGGGAACTGCTGGTTGCAGCAGGGGAAGAACGGGAGGTGCCAGGTGCTCTACATGCCGGGGATGAGCAGGGAGGAGTGCTGCCGGAGTGGAAGACTGGGGACATCCTGGACCGAGGAGGACGTCCCCAACAGCACGCTCTTTAGGTGGATGATCTTCAATGGCGGAGCTCCCAATTGCATACCTTGCAAAG AAACCTGCGATAATGTTGACTGTGGACCTGGAAAGAGGTGCAAGATGAACAGAAGAAGCAAACCGCGCTGCGTGTGCGCACCAGACTGCTCCAACATCACCTGGAAAGGACCGGTCTGCGGCTCAGATGGAAAGACCTACAAAGACGAATGCGCACTGCTGAAGGCTAAATGTAAAGGCCACCCCGATCTGGACGTGCAGTACCAGGGAAAGTGCAAGA AAACGTGCCGTGACGTCCTGTGCCCCGGCAGCTCCACATGCGTCGTGGACCAGACAAATAACGCATATTGTGTGACGTGTAATCGGATTTGCCCCGAGGTGACGTCGCCTGAGCAGTACTTGTGTGGAAACGACGGGATCATCTATGCCAGCGCGTGTCACCTGAGAAGAGCAACCTGTCTCCTCGGCAGATCCATCGGAGTGGCATATGAGGGAAAATGCATCA AGGCCAAGTCATGTGAGGACATCCAGTGCAGTGTGGGGAAGAAGTGTCTCTGGGATGCTCGGATGAGCAGGGGACGCTGCTCGCTGTGTGATGAGACCTGTCCAGAGAGCAGGACGGATGAGGCGGTGTGTGCCAGCGACAACACCACATATCCCAGTGAATGTGCCATGAAGCAGGCTGCTTGTTCTATGGGGGTGCTGCTGGAAGTCAAGCACTCGGGATCTTGCAACT CCATTACAGAAGaccaggaggaggatgaggaagatGAGGACTCAGACTACATGGCCTATGTCCATATATCTTCTATACTGGATGGATAG
- the fsta gene encoding follistatin-A isoform X1: protein MFRMLKHHLHPGFFLLFIWLCHLMEHQKVQAGNCWLQQGKNGRCQVLYMPGMSREECCRSGRLGTSWTEEDVPNSTLFRWMIFNGGAPNCIPCKGGETCDNVDCGPGKRCKMNRRSKPRCVCAPDCSNITWKGPVCGSDGKTYKDECALLKAKCKGHPDLDVQYQGKCKKTCRDVLCPGSSTCVVDQTNNAYCVTCNRICPEVTSPEQYLCGNDGIIYASACHLRRATCLLGRSIGVAYEGKCIKAKSCEDIQCSVGKKCLWDARMSRGRCSLCDETCPESRTDEAVCASDNTTYPSECAMKQAACSMGVLLEVKHSGSCNSITEDQEEDEEDEDSDYMAYVHISSILDG from the exons ATGTTTAGGATGCTGAAACACCACCTTCACCCGGGCTTTTTTCTCTTGTTCATATGGCTTTGTCACCTCATGGAACATCAAAAAGTTCAAG CTGGGAACTGCTGGTTGCAGCAGGGGAAGAACGGGAGGTGCCAGGTGCTCTACATGCCGGGGATGAGCAGGGAGGAGTGCTGCCGGAGTGGAAGACTGGGGACATCCTGGACCGAGGAGGACGTCCCCAACAGCACGCTCTTTAGGTGGATGATCTTCAATGGCGGAGCTCCCAATTGCATACCTTGCAAAGGTGGAG AAACCTGCGATAATGTTGACTGTGGACCTGGAAAGAGGTGCAAGATGAACAGAAGAAGCAAACCGCGCTGCGTGTGCGCACCAGACTGCTCCAACATCACCTGGAAAGGACCGGTCTGCGGCTCAGATGGAAAGACCTACAAAGACGAATGCGCACTGCTGAAGGCTAAATGTAAAGGCCACCCCGATCTGGACGTGCAGTACCAGGGAAAGTGCAAGA AAACGTGCCGTGACGTCCTGTGCCCCGGCAGCTCCACATGCGTCGTGGACCAGACAAATAACGCATATTGTGTGACGTGTAATCGGATTTGCCCCGAGGTGACGTCGCCTGAGCAGTACTTGTGTGGAAACGACGGGATCATCTATGCCAGCGCGTGTCACCTGAGAAGAGCAACCTGTCTCCTCGGCAGATCCATCGGAGTGGCATATGAGGGAAAATGCATCA AGGCCAAGTCATGTGAGGACATCCAGTGCAGTGTGGGGAAGAAGTGTCTCTGGGATGCTCGGATGAGCAGGGGACGCTGCTCGCTGTGTGATGAGACCTGTCCAGAGAGCAGGACGGATGAGGCGGTGTGTGCCAGCGACAACACCACATATCCCAGTGAATGTGCCATGAAGCAGGCTGCTTGTTCTATGGGGGTGCTGCTGGAAGTCAAGCACTCGGGATCTTGCAACT CCATTACAGAAGaccaggaggaggatgaggaagatGAGGACTCAGACTACATGGCCTATGTCCATATATCTTCTATACTGGATGGATAG
- the fsta gene encoding follistatin-A isoform X3 yields the protein MFRMLKHHLHPGFFLLFIWLCHLMEHQKVQAGNCWLQQGKNGRCQVLYMPGMSREECCRSGRLGTSWTEEDVPNSTLFRWMIFNGGAPNCIPCKGGETCDNVDCGPGKRCKMNRRSKPRCVCAPDCSNITWKGPVCGSDGKTYKDECALLKAKCKGHPDLDVQYQGKCKKTCRDVLCPGSSTCVVDQTNNAYCVTCNRICPEVTSPEQYLCGNDGIIYASACHLRRATCLLGRSIGVAYEGKCIKAKSCEDIQCSVGKKCLWDARMSRGRCSLCDETCPESRTDEAVCASDNTTYPSECAMKQAACSMGVLLEVKHSGSCNCK from the exons ATGTTTAGGATGCTGAAACACCACCTTCACCCGGGCTTTTTTCTCTTGTTCATATGGCTTTGTCACCTCATGGAACATCAAAAAGTTCAAG CTGGGAACTGCTGGTTGCAGCAGGGGAAGAACGGGAGGTGCCAGGTGCTCTACATGCCGGGGATGAGCAGGGAGGAGTGCTGCCGGAGTGGAAGACTGGGGACATCCTGGACCGAGGAGGACGTCCCCAACAGCACGCTCTTTAGGTGGATGATCTTCAATGGCGGAGCTCCCAATTGCATACCTTGCAAAGGTGGAG AAACCTGCGATAATGTTGACTGTGGACCTGGAAAGAGGTGCAAGATGAACAGAAGAAGCAAACCGCGCTGCGTGTGCGCACCAGACTGCTCCAACATCACCTGGAAAGGACCGGTCTGCGGCTCAGATGGAAAGACCTACAAAGACGAATGCGCACTGCTGAAGGCTAAATGTAAAGGCCACCCCGATCTGGACGTGCAGTACCAGGGAAAGTGCAAGA AAACGTGCCGTGACGTCCTGTGCCCCGGCAGCTCCACATGCGTCGTGGACCAGACAAATAACGCATATTGTGTGACGTGTAATCGGATTTGCCCCGAGGTGACGTCGCCTGAGCAGTACTTGTGTGGAAACGACGGGATCATCTATGCCAGCGCGTGTCACCTGAGAAGAGCAACCTGTCTCCTCGGCAGATCCATCGGAGTGGCATATGAGGGAAAATGCATCA AGGCCAAGTCATGTGAGGACATCCAGTGCAGTGTGGGGAAGAAGTGTCTCTGGGATGCTCGGATGAGCAGGGGACGCTGCTCGCTGTGTGATGAGACCTGTCCAGAGAGCAGGACGGATGAGGCGGTGTGTGCCAGCGACAACACCACATATCCCAGTGAATGTGCCATGAAGCAGGCTGCTTGTTCTATGGGGGTGCTGCTGGAAGTCAAGCACTCGGGATCTTGCAACTGTAAGTAG